One stretch of Marinobacterium iners DNA includes these proteins:
- a CDS encoding ATP-dependent helicase, which produces MLQPTDEQQAVIQHDKGHALVCAVPGSGKTATLINRVQYLLNTGVPAEKILVLMFNRQASQEFKSRLDFTLSFAESPEVMTFHGLGFKALEQLSKLGHIEKRSLANNHDLMRYVRQGVAHHTRKLDRKARQLFSKADILVKKTLTQIEQGLSMPSEPLSTLLKSKLQSRLGLDQWMSFNIARSVLDALSAKGLITYRMMLTEPVRLAQEQQLVAPILRGYSHILVDEYQDINFDQIQMLRLLISEHTALMAVGDMDQCIYEWRGAQPDYMLDEHFSQEFPGYTRYALTRTFRYGASLCTAANNLIDHNLKRLPLVSTPHDDSLETQVCVVRGKRAMADEISDWYKNGVTDQSAVLYRYWADTIPLQLSLAGKGYPFRVSSKERSLFNNRPMKALSAWLHIAAEGKASLDDLISVFSFPTLMIKKETLRGLILQLLQGQSGESVAAQLDLAQQLPFAQRWSCVQQWVQIDSSEPVEPKLKSLQSTLGWAAALMDEGDTEEANEQLKEMDAVILDAAGRRRLTILQLHTELSSLANNNHNQDGLLIATIHATKGLEWDNVILDGLEASRFPRDDDKGDRLIEEERRLFYVGMTRARKRLVCVLPDSSEPSQFLAEAGLFSITPETGV; this is translated from the coding sequence ATGCTGCAGCCAACGGATGAGCAACAAGCAGTAATCCAGCATGATAAAGGTCATGCCTTGGTTTGTGCGGTCCCCGGTTCAGGCAAAACAGCCACGCTGATCAACAGGGTGCAATACTTGCTGAACACCGGGGTGCCTGCTGAAAAGATTCTGGTTTTAATGTTCAACCGGCAGGCATCTCAAGAATTTAAATCACGGCTCGACTTCACATTATCATTTGCTGAAAGCCCTGAGGTTATGACTTTTCATGGTCTTGGCTTCAAAGCGCTGGAGCAGCTATCGAAGCTGGGGCATATCGAAAAGCGAAGCCTGGCCAACAACCATGATCTGATGCGATATGTCCGTCAGGGGGTTGCGCACCACACACGCAAGCTGGATCGAAAGGCTCGTCAACTGTTCAGCAAAGCGGATATTCTGGTCAAAAAAACGCTCACGCAGATCGAGCAGGGACTGTCGATGCCGAGCGAGCCGCTGAGCACATTATTAAAATCCAAACTCCAGTCCCGTTTGGGGCTGGATCAGTGGATGAGCTTCAACATAGCACGCTCAGTTCTCGATGCGTTGAGTGCAAAAGGACTGATAACCTATCGCATGATGCTCACAGAACCAGTGAGATTGGCTCAAGAACAACAACTGGTAGCCCCCATTTTACGCGGCTACAGCCACATTCTGGTTGATGAGTATCAGGATATAAACTTCGACCAGATTCAAATGCTGCGCCTGCTGATTTCCGAACATACAGCACTGATGGCTGTTGGAGATATGGACCAGTGCATTTATGAATGGCGAGGCGCTCAACCTGACTATATGCTGGATGAGCATTTTTCACAGGAGTTTCCGGGCTATACCCGCTATGCACTGACCCGGACGTTTCGTTACGGGGCGTCACTCTGTACGGCTGCAAATAATCTGATTGACCACAATCTGAAACGTCTGCCCCTGGTTTCCACGCCTCATGACGACTCACTGGAAACACAGGTGTGCGTCGTTCGCGGCAAACGTGCCATGGCCGATGAGATTTCCGACTGGTACAAAAACGGTGTAACCGATCAGAGTGCGGTTCTGTATCGCTATTGGGCCGACACCATTCCGTTGCAGCTATCCCTTGCCGGCAAAGGCTATCCTTTCCGCGTAAGCTCAAAAGAGCGCAGCTTATTCAACAATCGCCCCATGAAGGCTTTAAGTGCTTGGCTGCATATCGCCGCTGAGGGTAAAGCCAGTCTTGATGATCTGATTTCGGTGTTCAGCTTTCCTACCTTGATGATCAAAAAGGAAACGCTGCGTGGTCTGATATTACAACTGCTTCAGGGCCAGTCTGGTGAGTCCGTTGCAGCCCAACTGGATCTTGCGCAACAACTTCCTTTTGCACAACGCTGGTCTTGCGTGCAGCAGTGGGTGCAAATTGACTCGTCCGAACCGGTTGAGCCGAAGCTGAAGAGCTTGCAAAGCACTCTCGGCTGGGCAGCTGCATTAATGGATGAAGGGGATACCGAAGAAGCAAACGAGCAATTAAAGGAGATGGACGCTGTCATTCTAGACGCGGCTGGCCGCAGGCGCCTGACGATTCTTCAGCTTCACACCGAGCTAAGCAGCCTGGCAAATAATAATCACAACCAGGATGGCCTGCTGATTGCCACCATTCACGCCACCAAAGGCCTTGAGTGGGATAACGTGATTCTGGATGGGCTGGAGGCAAGCCGATTTCCGAGAGATGACGACAAGGGTGACCGGCTGATAGAGGAAGAACGGAGACTGTTTTACGTGGGCATGACGCGGGCACGCAAACGTCTGGTGTGTGTGCTGCCTGACTCTAGTGAGCCAAGTCAATTTTTAGCGGAAGCCGGGCTCTTCAGCATAACGCCAGAAACCGGCGTCTAA
- the rhuM gene encoding RhuM family protein — translation MPQSDQQQVHLFTSQDGQAQLEVALEQETVWLSQAQMCELFGRERSVITKHIRNVFNEGELERDSVCANFAHTAADGKSYQVDYFNLDVIISVGYRVKSQRGVQFRKWATNLLKQYLVQGYTLNQKRLAERGVEFEQAVALLSRTLSNQQLIAPSGEAVVQVISDYARSWSLLQGYDEQSLSDVGVRQDSMQLLALDDVLAAIAALKQTLIAKGEATELFGKLRGEGLASALATIEQGFGDELFYPNVASRAAHLLYFVIKNHPLADGNKRSGSFLFLWYLRLNQHLLARPVEHLINDNTLVALALLVAESLPDQKELIIRLIEHFILLK, via the coding sequence ATGCCACAGTCTGACCAGCAACAGGTTCACCTGTTCACCTCACAGGACGGCCAAGCCCAGCTTGAAGTCGCGCTGGAGCAGGAGACCGTCTGGCTCAGCCAGGCGCAGATGTGTGAGCTTTTCGGGCGTGAGCGCTCAGTTATCACCAAGCACATCCGCAACGTATTCAACGAGGGTGAGCTTGAGCGCGATTCAGTATGTGCAAATTTTGCACATACTGCCGCCGACGGAAAATCCTATCAGGTCGACTACTTCAACCTCGACGTCATCATATCGGTCGGCTACCGCGTCAAGTCACAGCGTGGCGTCCAGTTCCGCAAATGGGCCACCAACCTGCTGAAACAGTATCTGGTGCAGGGCTACACGCTGAACCAGAAGCGATTGGCCGAACGAGGCGTCGAGTTTGAACAAGCGGTGGCCCTCCTGTCACGCACGCTCAGCAATCAGCAGCTGATCGCCCCTTCCGGCGAAGCCGTTGTACAAGTGATCAGCGATTACGCCCGCTCATGGAGTCTGCTACAGGGTTACGATGAGCAGAGCCTCAGTGACGTCGGTGTGCGTCAGGACAGCATGCAGCTGCTGGCATTGGATGACGTGCTGGCTGCCATTGCTGCGCTGAAGCAGACGCTGATCGCCAAGGGCGAAGCCACGGAGCTGTTCGGCAAGCTGCGTGGTGAGGGGCTGGCATCGGCACTGGCCACCATCGAGCAGGGCTTTGGCGATGAACTGTTCTACCCCAACGTGGCCAGCCGCGCTGCCCATCTGCTGTACTTCGTGATCAAGAACCACCCATTGGCCGACGGCAACAAGCGCAGCGGATCCTTCCTGTTTCTATGGTACTTGCGCCTGAACCAGCACTTGCTGGCACGCCCGGTGGAACATCTAATCAATGACAACACACTGGTAGCACTGGCCTTACTGGTAGCCGAGAGCCTGCCAGACCAGAAAGAGTTGATCATTCGCCTGATTGAGCACTTCATCCTGCTCAAGTAG
- a CDS encoding toprim domain-containing protein, translated as MNNWQGSQYVSAILQAAAGDICELASEVGIDGHSLLQQPLIDDCFIKGRAVPVLSSGYKGRCYVLFRVFRNCSGECWPYLQFFTFRHGGLQRVFNGWRWLHHHRYIVETSLPDIKPCQTNPADHRAAAFQEDDNRARQRRHASLLRRYNAAIPLSSTHPWVKRRFPGINGSRLWVDSGVRVCGAQLLVPIENSAAEIVGFHEITLGTEHESKRHYVQYAGAMKGAFVKLPGLVTGRAQPPIICEGLATGLTLALCSGNSVYVALSSVNLKRVRLQLTGEPQVIFCYDNDQWHPEAGNTGYRAARQASQHDDLLCGPHFSQQDHWAEPSDFNDLHQLHGLGEVERQLAESMP; from the coding sequence ATGAACAACTGGCAGGGCAGTCAATATGTTAGCGCCATTCTGCAGGCCGCAGCCGGTGATATTTGTGAGCTGGCAAGCGAAGTGGGCATTGATGGTCACAGCTTGTTGCAACAGCCCTTGATCGATGATTGTTTTATCAAAGGACGTGCCGTACCTGTGCTCAGCAGCGGTTATAAAGGCCGTTGCTACGTACTGTTTCGAGTCTTCAGAAATTGCTCTGGGGAGTGCTGGCCGTATCTGCAGTTTTTTACGTTTCGCCATGGCGGTCTTCAGCGGGTATTCAATGGCTGGCGCTGGCTGCATCACCATCGATACATCGTTGAAACCTCCTTGCCCGATATCAAACCCTGCCAGACAAACCCAGCTGATCATCGGGCAGCGGCATTCCAAGAGGACGATAACCGTGCCCGACAGCGTCGACATGCATCATTACTGCGCCGCTACAACGCAGCAATACCCTTGTCATCTACTCACCCGTGGGTAAAACGGCGTTTTCCCGGCATCAACGGCTCCCGGTTATGGGTGGACTCTGGGGTGCGAGTATGTGGGGCTCAGTTGTTGGTGCCGATCGAGAATAGTGCGGCCGAAATTGTAGGCTTTCACGAAATCACCTTGGGTACTGAACATGAGTCCAAGCGGCATTACGTCCAATATGCGGGTGCGATGAAGGGTGCCTTCGTAAAGCTGCCGGGTCTTGTCACCGGGCGAGCACAGCCACCCATTATCTGTGAAGGCCTGGCGACAGGGCTGACGTTGGCCCTGTGCTCAGGTAATAGCGTTTATGTCGCACTCAGCTCGGTCAACCTCAAGCGAGTGCGGCTCCAACTCACAGGTGAGCCTCAGGTGATTTTCTGCTACGACAACGATCAGTGGCATCCTGAAGCAGGCAATACAGGGTACAGGGCAGCTCGTCAGGCAAGTCAGCACGATGATCTGCTCTGCGGCCCACATTTCAGCCAACAGGATCATTGGGCAGAGCCAAGTGACTTTAACGATCTACACCAGCTGCATGGACTTGGTGAGGTCGAACGTCAATTAGCGGAGTCTATGCCATGA
- the cas2 gene encoding CRISPR-associated endonuclease Cas2, whose product MTTARDYLFGYDIADDRRRRRALKILRSECFGYQDSVFELNLNKGHAEQLVERLLPYIDPETDKLFYVRLSVQEQAWQLGTGIMTPTGQLLVLC is encoded by the coding sequence ATGACGACAGCACGGGATTATCTATTCGGATACGACATAGCCGATGACCGCCGTCGGCGCCGAGCGCTCAAGATCTTGCGCAGCGAATGCTTTGGTTATCAAGATTCGGTGTTCGAACTCAATCTGAATAAAGGCCATGCAGAACAATTGGTTGAACGCTTGTTGCCCTACATCGACCCTGAAACCGACAAACTGTTTTATGTGCGCCTCAGCGTGCAGGAGCAGGCCTGGCAGCTTGGCACAGGCATTATGACACCCACCGGACAGCTACTGGTCCTCTGTTAG
- a CDS encoding IS5 family transposase — MRGEDIIQESLFTTVHLDTFVPSEHPLRPIRQLIDEAMKRLNWLFDQIYAEGGRQSIPPERLIRAQLLQVLFSIRSERQLVEQISYNLLYRWFVGLTIDDPVWHHSSFSTNRDRLLEHDVVTHLFEEVVTLARERSLLSDEHFSVDGTLIQAWASQKSFRRKDGTGNTDDDGPAGRNAERNFRGEKRSNETHASTTDPEARLAKKSRGSESRMAYMGHTVMENRNGLIVKAAASLATGTAERDVAAELLARLQGSHRKTVGADKNYDTQGFVSACRKMKITPHVARNENRSGGSAIDGRTSRHAGYTISMRQRKRVEEPFGWGKTIGPIRQVMMRGREKVHSLFQFTMMGWNLVRMRNLQG; from the coding sequence ATGCGCGGCGAAGACATCATTCAGGAGTCATTGTTCACGACCGTCCATCTGGACACCTTCGTTCCCAGTGAACACCCATTACGACCGATTCGGCAACTGATCGATGAGGCCATGAAGCGGCTCAACTGGCTATTTGATCAGATCTACGCCGAAGGTGGCCGTCAGTCGATCCCACCTGAGCGTCTGATTCGTGCACAGCTGTTGCAAGTCCTGTTCTCGATTCGCAGTGAACGGCAGCTGGTAGAACAGATCAGCTACAATCTGCTGTACCGCTGGTTCGTTGGGCTGACCATTGATGACCCGGTATGGCACCACTCAAGTTTCAGCACCAACCGGGATCGACTGCTGGAGCATGATGTCGTTACTCATCTGTTTGAAGAGGTGGTCACTCTGGCACGGGAGCGCAGTCTGCTTTCAGACGAGCATTTCAGCGTCGATGGGACGCTGATCCAGGCCTGGGCATCACAGAAGAGCTTTCGCCGTAAGGACGGTACGGGCAATACAGATGACGATGGTCCTGCCGGACGCAATGCTGAACGCAACTTCAGGGGTGAGAAGCGCAGTAATGAGACCCACGCATCTACCACAGATCCAGAGGCTCGACTGGCCAAGAAGTCGCGGGGTAGTGAGTCACGCATGGCGTACATGGGGCACACGGTCATGGAAAATCGCAATGGCCTGATTGTGAAGGCGGCGGCCAGCCTCGCAACAGGTACGGCTGAACGCGATGTTGCAGCTGAACTGCTGGCCAGACTGCAGGGCAGTCATCGCAAAACGGTGGGGGCTGACAAAAACTACGATACCCAGGGCTTTGTTTCGGCTTGTCGAAAGATGAAGATAACGCCCCATGTGGCACGAAATGAAAACCGATCTGGGGGCTCCGCGATTGATGGACGTACCAGCCGCCATGCGGGTTACACAATCAGCATGCGTCAACGAAAGCGGGTAGAAGAACCCTTTGGCTGGGGCAAAACCATCGGACCCATCCGGCAAGTGATGATGCGCGGTCGGGAGAAGGTTCACAGCCTGTTCCAGTTCACGATGATGGGTTGGAACCTGGTCCGCATGCGCAATCTACAGGGATAG
- a CDS encoding lecithin retinol acyltransferase family protein: MSKLNQFKPGQHLKVSSGLYSHHGIYVGKGRVVHYAGKSNGLFDDSCSFVQETTLAQFAGQRTVYRVSEPDAKFAADEIVRRAKSRLGENRYSVITNNCEHFVSWCIHGEHSSEQVQRAGVVVAAAAASAGAVRVYRASKTTSTVVNAVRLAAASSSSSQAGLLVSAASGGGAAGATAALTAGGSVAGGSAATGLVATGSTLLATPAAPIAAAALVTGGLVYGVGKLFDWW; encoded by the coding sequence ATGAGCAAGTTGAACCAGTTCAAGCCAGGCCAGCACCTGAAAGTGAGTAGCGGCCTTTACAGTCATCATGGCATCTATGTGGGTAAGGGCCGTGTTGTGCATTACGCCGGAAAAAGTAATGGTTTGTTCGACGATAGTTGCAGTTTTGTACAGGAAACAACACTTGCTCAGTTTGCGGGCCAGCGTACGGTTTATCGTGTGTCTGAACCTGATGCAAAATTCGCAGCTGATGAAATAGTACGTCGCGCCAAAAGTCGGCTGGGTGAAAACCGCTACTCAGTTATCACCAATAACTGCGAGCATTTTGTCAGCTGGTGCATACATGGCGAACACAGCAGCGAACAGGTACAGCGTGCCGGTGTGGTCGTCGCAGCGGCAGCGGCGAGCGCAGGTGCCGTGCGTGTTTACCGGGCCAGCAAAACAACCAGTACAGTTGTTAATGCGGTTCGTTTGGCTGCGGCGTCATCATCATCTTCTCAGGCCGGATTGCTTGTCTCTGCAGCAAGCGGTGGTGGGGCAGCGGGTGCAACGGCCGCTTTAACCGCTGGTGGATCAGTGGCAGGAGGCTCCGCTGCGACAGGGCTTGTAGCGACGGGGTCAACCTTACTCGCAACACCGGCGGCTCCTATAGCTGCTGCAGCCCTGGTTACGGGTGGACTGGTGTATGGCGTAGGTAAGCTCTTTGACTGGTGGTGA
- the ssb gene encoding single-stranded DNA-binding protein, producing MARGVNKVILMGHCGQDPQIKELPSGDKLVNISLATNESWKDRQTGERKERTEWHRVVMFGRLADIGAQYLNKGRQVYVEGNLRTRSWTDNNGQQRYMTEIVAKEMQMLDRNSDVTVPAQQSNATSNRQDTSWDDEYGSIPFGEESFKPSGSTVKNNVDMDDPFDIPF from the coding sequence ATGGCACGTGGAGTCAATAAAGTAATCCTGATGGGCCACTGTGGGCAAGATCCCCAGATTAAGGAGTTGCCAAGTGGCGATAAGCTGGTGAACATCAGCCTGGCAACAAATGAAAGCTGGAAGGACCGCCAGACTGGTGAGCGCAAGGAAAGGACTGAATGGCATCGTGTGGTGATGTTTGGTCGTTTGGCTGACATTGGCGCGCAATATCTGAACAAAGGACGACAGGTCTATGTTGAGGGAAATCTGAGAACCCGCTCTTGGACAGACAATAATGGTCAGCAGCGTTACATGACAGAAATTGTGGCTAAAGAGATGCAGATGCTGGATCGCAACAGCGATGTAACAGTACCTGCGCAACAGTCAAATGCAACCAGTAATCGTCAGGACACATCATGGGATGATGAATATGGCTCGATTCCCTTCGGTGAAGAAAGCTTCAAGCCATCAGGATCTACCGTTAAAAATAACGTCGATATGGATGACCCTTTCGATATACCGTTCTGA
- the csx16 gene encoding CRISPR-associated protein Csx16: MTTWIVTRHPGALEFLERQGITGTFLPHLDVGMLKAGDKVIGTLPVQLIHAVNCAGVEYWHLCLEQGFNDRGREHTADYMQVLGVSLRRFRVVEG; the protein is encoded by the coding sequence ATGACAACCTGGATCGTAACACGTCACCCCGGTGCGCTTGAATTTCTGGAGCGCCAGGGCATCACCGGTACGTTTTTGCCGCACCTGGACGTTGGCATGCTGAAGGCGGGCGACAAGGTTATCGGTACTTTGCCGGTACAGCTTATTCATGCGGTGAATTGCGCTGGAGTGGAGTACTGGCATCTCTGCCTAGAGCAGGGATTTAACGACCGTGGCCGCGAGCACACTGCGGACTATATGCAGGTACTGGGTGTCAGCCTGCGCCGCTTCAGAGTTGTGGAGGGCTGA
- the cas1 gene encoding CRISPR-associated endonuclease Cas1: protein MTHIIIDRHHVTLEYATDCMIVRVPEEIPRTVPLGRVDQLICLHSVHLTTQLIGQLYKRGIDLIVLNMRYENSSFALFSDQQRQVERRCRQYRWQQNDSDRLEFARDLCSHKFKVMAKLLSQYHTMPAFSACKRLEEARHTLVSCHSDDQLRGIEGSLQRMAFDIWRQQIPSSLGFVRRERRPPKDPVNAVLSLAYTLVHQDAVRQAKRYGLDPQLGFYHRTAFGRQSLACDLMEPVRPHVESWVVKLFNENILDKRFFTQSAQGCFLGKAGRSEFYAAFDEAAQQWRRKLAAGAHWLARRIDQAGAG from the coding sequence ATGACTCATATCATTATTGATCGGCATCATGTGACTCTCGAATACGCGACAGACTGCATGATCGTCAGGGTGCCGGAGGAGATACCCAGAACAGTACCCTTGGGGCGGGTGGATCAGCTCATCTGTTTGCACAGCGTGCACCTGACCACTCAGCTGATCGGGCAGTTGTACAAGCGGGGCATCGACCTGATTGTGCTGAATATGCGCTATGAAAACAGCAGCTTTGCTCTGTTTTCTGACCAGCAGCGTCAGGTAGAGCGGCGTTGCCGGCAATATCGCTGGCAACAGAACGATTCCGATCGGTTAGAGTTTGCTCGTGACCTGTGCAGTCATAAATTTAAAGTGATGGCCAAGTTATTGTCGCAGTACCACACCATGCCTGCTTTCAGCGCGTGTAAACGGCTTGAAGAAGCTCGTCATACACTGGTCAGCTGTCACTCAGATGACCAACTGCGAGGCATAGAGGGCAGCTTGCAACGGATGGCATTTGACATCTGGCGACAACAAATACCGTCTTCTCTGGGCTTCGTCAGGCGCGAGCGCAGGCCTCCGAAGGACCCTGTGAATGCGGTACTTTCATTGGCGTATACCCTGGTGCATCAGGATGCAGTGAGGCAGGCCAAACGATACGGATTGGATCCTCAGCTTGGTTTTTACCACCGCACCGCCTTTGGTCGGCAATCACTGGCGTGTGATCTGATGGAGCCGGTGAGGCCTCATGTGGAGAGTTGGGTAGTGAAACTCTTCAATGAAAACATCCTCGACAAACGCTTCTTCACGCAATCAGCGCAGGGTTGTTTTCTAGGTAAAGCGGGCAGATCCGAATTTTACGCTGCATTTGACGAAGCGGCCCAGCAGTGGCGGCGGAAACTGGCAGCGGGTGCTCACTGGCTTGCCAGACGGATTGATCAAGCGGGAGCAGGCTAA
- the csm6 gene encoding CRISPR-associated ring nuclease Csm6, with the protein MKTMLLAVSGMSPAIITETLYGINKRGDAWPKSIKIITTSIGAEKIWQGLVEHQQLEHLCVELDKPLIQITREDILVVPNAAGEPVVDARSEEDHEALANFIMSTVRDLTQDDHTSIHASLAGGRKTMTFYLGYAMTLFGRHFDRLSHVLVSEGFEGHPDFYFPTRSSREITNRDGEKLDTKNAVVTLADIPFIRQRQLVPEMLTEFGERVNFRKLVDQINLGEDVKHLKLQVNAKAQTVRISSPAYPSIDVEVGFSGIWSWTLYLLILEESLLQPEQGRGGFTRPSKPDDILPIMMATKLAALKDIQLRSETANEMLNELLQHDQLLDAHPNLERTFKPIIEKGGVTGSQFDSYLQQLQKSLQHALPKNLANALLPTQIYGEDGELLNNTGKSKHKGAGYGIALPEPLQQIDIV; encoded by the coding sequence ATGAAAACGATGCTATTGGCCGTAAGCGGCATGTCGCCGGCCATCATTACCGAAACGCTGTACGGCATAAACAAGCGTGGAGATGCCTGGCCCAAGTCGATCAAAATCATTACAACCTCAATCGGGGCTGAGAAAATCTGGCAAGGCCTGGTCGAGCACCAGCAGCTTGAGCACCTGTGCGTCGAGTTGGATAAGCCGCTGATTCAGATTACGCGCGAAGATATTTTAGTTGTACCCAATGCCGCCGGAGAACCTGTGGTGGATGCACGCTCGGAAGAAGACCATGAAGCCTTGGCCAACTTTATAATGAGTACCGTGCGCGACCTCACGCAGGACGACCACACTTCGATCCATGCCTCACTGGCGGGCGGCAGAAAAACGATGACGTTTTACCTGGGCTACGCCATGACACTGTTTGGTCGTCATTTCGACCGTCTTTCTCATGTATTGGTCAGCGAGGGGTTTGAGGGCCACCCGGATTTTTACTTTCCCACCCGCAGCAGCCGCGAAATCACCAATCGTGACGGCGAAAAGCTGGATACCAAAAACGCCGTTGTGACCCTGGCTGATATTCCATTTATTCGCCAGCGTCAGTTGGTGCCTGAAATGCTGACAGAATTCGGTGAGCGGGTTAACTTCCGCAAGCTGGTTGATCAGATCAACTTGGGGGAAGACGTAAAGCACCTCAAGCTACAGGTCAATGCCAAAGCCCAGACCGTAAGGATCTCATCACCAGCCTACCCGAGCATTGATGTCGAAGTCGGATTTTCAGGTATTTGGAGCTGGACACTCTACCTGCTGATCCTTGAAGAATCGCTGTTACAGCCCGAACAGGGTCGCGGCGGGTTTACTCGGCCGTCAAAACCAGACGACATCCTGCCGATAATGATGGCGACCAAGTTGGCTGCTCTTAAAGACATACAGCTGCGCAGCGAAACAGCAAATGAAATGCTCAACGAGCTGTTGCAGCATGACCAGTTGCTGGATGCCCACCCCAATCTTGAGCGCACCTTTAAACCCATCATCGAGAAAGGAGGCGTGACCGGCAGCCAATTTGACAGCTATCTGCAGCAGCTTCAAAAATCACTGCAGCATGCCCTGCCCAAAAACCTGGCCAACGCGCTGTTGCCCACTCAGATCTATGGTGAAGATGGCGAACTGCTCAACAACACCGGTAAAAGCAAACATAAAGGTGCGGGTTACGGCATTGCACTGCCTGAGCCGCTGCAACAGATCGATATCGTCTGA
- the csx2 gene encoding TIGR02221 family CRISPR-associated protein, with product MNTTLITFIGRTPKTSEGYRKTVYSIDGHRQPPSAFLGFNLKQHLQPDRIVILGTAGSMWDHLFEGDIDFGNDAENDRLELAFAVEESRVTQAMLDQIQPVLADKLGIETHLQLIQVGTTLNEQIEVVELMSRHVDTGDQVHLDITHGLRSLPMIALLTAMYLRNLRQATIEGIWYGAFELRQDDITPVNNLQGLLQMADWLSAMHAYSKDGDYGVFSELLGEAGHCLKEAAFFERINNSAKAKQKLETWSIEGKIDQDPVARLFADELQQRIAWHRKGSRHDREQKLAKEYFKRGDYLRAAILALEAKISEELHQNREPDTRDHREEASKSLQAGSREFQTLSRIRNALAHGVRSPDKKIDKLLSDENSLATELQRLFKSLKI from the coding sequence ATGAACACTACATTGATTACGTTTATTGGCCGCACACCGAAGACATCTGAGGGATATCGTAAAACGGTTTACAGCATTGATGGACACCGCCAGCCACCCAGTGCATTTCTCGGCTTCAATCTGAAGCAGCACCTGCAACCTGACCGGATCGTTATTCTCGGCACCGCAGGCAGTATGTGGGACCACCTTTTTGAGGGTGATATCGACTTCGGCAACGATGCAGAAAATGATCGGCTAGAGTTGGCTTTCGCTGTTGAAGAAAGTCGGGTCACTCAAGCCATGCTGGATCAGATTCAACCCGTGCTGGCCGACAAATTGGGCATTGAAACCCACCTTCAGCTTATTCAGGTTGGGACTACGCTGAATGAACAGATTGAGGTGGTCGAGCTAATGTCCCGCCACGTTGACACTGGTGACCAAGTGCACCTGGATATCACCCACGGGCTTCGCAGCCTGCCGATGATTGCACTGCTGACAGCCATGTATCTGCGTAACCTGCGACAGGCAACCATCGAAGGTATCTGGTACGGAGCCTTTGAGTTGCGTCAGGATGACATTACCCCTGTCAACAACCTGCAGGGACTGCTGCAGATGGCCGATTGGCTCAGCGCTATGCATGCCTACTCCAAAGACGGTGACTACGGCGTGTTCAGTGAACTGCTTGGTGAGGCCGGTCACTGTTTAAAAGAGGCCGCTTTTTTTGAGCGCATCAATAATTCAGCGAAAGCCAAACAAAAGCTGGAAACCTGGAGTATTGAGGGCAAAATCGATCAGGATCCCGTCGCTCGATTATTTGCCGATGAGTTACAGCAAAGGATCGCATGGCATCGCAAAGGCTCTCGCCACGATCGAGAACAAAAACTGGCGAAGGAATACTTTAAGCGGGGTGACTATCTGCGCGCGGCCATTCTGGCCCTGGAGGCGAAGATTTCAGAAGAACTGCATCAAAATCGTGAGCCAGACACCCGTGACCACCGAGAAGAAGCAAGCAAATCACTGCAGGCAGGATCGCGTGAGTTTCAAACCCTGAGCAGAATCCGCAACGCCCTGGCACATGGGGTACGCAGCCCTGATAAGAAGATCGACAAGCTGCTGTCTGATGAAAACAGCTTAGCGACTGAACTGCAGCGCTTGTTTAAAAGCCTGAAAATTTAA
- the cas2 gene encoding CRISPR-associated endonuclease Cas2, with protein sequence MPTQRQHWSLIAYDVRSPRRLQRLHRFLRTQAYALQESVFAWYGTERAKLQLQARMLDFIDTTEDDLRGYRVRAGTEIQLWGKSPFAEGVFDTGYPPHQRHLIDPDRLQPDDDHRQEPDEEAA encoded by the coding sequence ATGCCAACACAGCGACAGCACTGGTCATTGATTGCATACGATGTGCGTTCACCCCGGCGGCTTCAGCGCTTACATCGCTTTTTGCGCACCCAGGCCTATGCGCTGCAGGAATCTGTATTCGCATGGTACGGAACAGAGCGGGCCAAGCTTCAATTACAGGCACGAATGCTGGATTTTATTGATACAACAGAAGATGACCTGCGCGGTTACAGAGTGCGTGCTGGCACCGAGATACAGCTATGGGGCAAAAGTCCATTTGCTGAAGGCGTTTTTGACACTGGTTATCCGCCTCATCAGCGTCATCTTATTGACCCTGATCGGCTGCAACCTGATGACGATCATAGACAGGAGCCCGATGAAGAAGCGGCTTGA